The following proteins come from a genomic window of Geomonas sp. RF6:
- a CDS encoding RCC1 domain-containing protein, whose product MPQTVSTFYAHTAVFKNNTTVLSGYNAFGQLGTGDLKNQSSFNKVSGLSLNRVDGFAAGGAHTLAFQRYSTVQAWGSNQYGQLGGDVTTGSSASSKTPVNVLKENDGSILTGVTGVAAGGYHSLAISGGNVWAWGDNGAGQLGNGDNGFSQKTRAVQVIDESTNAPLSDIVLVAAGGTCSYAMNSNGQVWGWGNNVDGQLLINKPDEAPINYANKAHLLSLPFPVKAISARGSYAVVIKKDDDTVWAWGYDGWGQIGIDPTDAATLGKDSKGNTKEYVLTPHQITILGSNGSRTDLKAAALPADVANQRVLAAGSDHVLVLTPQGTVYAWGLNYYGQLGNNDRNATSHEDGLNILYYSSNPLQVRATGGTAGQPTSSVFLTGVTEVYAYGHSSFAVANGKLVAWGSNLYGQLGFSDPSKSGMQENPAPVPGF is encoded by the coding sequence GTGCCTCAGACGGTCAGCACCTTCTATGCCCACACCGCAGTGTTCAAGAACAACACGACGGTGCTTTCGGGGTACAACGCCTTCGGCCAGCTCGGCACCGGTGACCTCAAGAACCAGTCATCCTTCAACAAGGTGTCGGGCCTTTCCCTGAATCGGGTCGACGGCTTCGCGGCGGGCGGCGCCCACACCCTCGCCTTCCAGCGTTACAGCACGGTCCAGGCATGGGGCTCGAACCAGTACGGCCAGCTCGGAGGGGATGTCACAACCGGAAGCAGCGCCTCCTCGAAGACTCCGGTGAACGTCCTGAAAGAGAACGACGGCTCGATCCTCACCGGCGTAACCGGCGTCGCTGCCGGCGGGTACCATTCCCTGGCGATCTCCGGCGGCAATGTCTGGGCCTGGGGGGATAACGGCGCCGGGCAGCTCGGCAACGGTGACAACGGCTTCAGCCAGAAGACCCGCGCCGTCCAGGTAATTGATGAGAGCACCAATGCGCCCCTTTCCGACATCGTACTCGTCGCGGCAGGGGGAACGTGTTCGTACGCCATGAACAGCAACGGCCAGGTTTGGGGGTGGGGGAACAACGTCGACGGCCAGCTCCTGATAAACAAGCCGGACGAGGCACCGATTAACTACGCCAACAAGGCGCACCTTCTCTCCCTTCCCTTCCCCGTGAAGGCGATCTCCGCCCGCGGCAGCTACGCGGTGGTAATCAAGAAGGATGACGACACCGTCTGGGCCTGGGGGTATGACGGCTGGGGGCAGATAGGGATCGACCCGACGGACGCGGCGACGCTGGGTAAGGACTCCAAGGGTAACACGAAGGAGTACGTCCTCACTCCGCACCAGATCACCATCCTCGGATCGAACGGGAGCCGTACGGACCTCAAGGCCGCGGCGCTTCCCGCAGATGTGGCCAACCAGCGCGTCCTCGCGGCGGGCTCCGATCACGTGCTCGTGCTGACCCCGCAGGGGACGGTGTACGCCTGGGGGCTCAACTATTACGGCCAGCTCGGCAACAACGACAGGAACGCCACCTCCCACGAGGACGGGCTGAACATCCTTTACTACAGCAGCAACCCGCTCCAGGTGAGGGCGACAGGGGGGACCGCGGGGCAGCCGACCTCTTCCGTGTTCCTTACCGGCGTCACTGAGGTCTACGCCTACGGCCACTCCTCCTTCGCAGTTGCCAACGGGAAGCTGGTAGCCTGGGGCTCCAACCTCTACGGGCAGCTCGGCTTCTCCGATCCGTCAAAGAGCGGGATGCAGGAAAACCCGGCCCCGGTCCCGGGGTTCTGA